The segment AAGTCTGAACACAAGCTTCAAGCACTCTGTCAAGTTGGGAAATGACAAGAGACTAGAAGTTGTGGGCAAAGGAAATGTGAAGTTGGTCTTGAACAACACTACATACACGGTCAGTGACGCGTATTACATTCCTGAGCTCAAGAACAACTTGCTGAGTCTTGGACAGATGCAAGAGAAGGATGTAACCATCATCATACAGAAAGGTGTCTGCAAGATGTTTCATGATGAGCGAGGATTGATCGCAGAAAGCAAAATGAGCAGAAACCGAATGTTTATGATAGTAGATCAAACCGGTGGTGGAGAGCTCAGACAGCAGAGGTGCCTGCAGACTACCACAGAAGACACGGCAAAGATATGGCATGAAAGGTATGGTCATCTCAGTTTCAGTGGAATGAAGACACTGCAGAGCAAGGCAATGGTTTGTGACCTTCCATGCTTTGATGCTCAACAATTCACGTGCACAGACTGCTTGGTAGGAAAGCAGTCAAGGAACCCAATTCCCAAGAAGAGCACGTGGAGAGCAAAAGAAGTCCTAGAGCTCATCCACTCTGACATATGTGGTCCGATAAGTCCCATGACTACTGGTGGGAAGAGGTATGTTCTGTGCTTCATAGACGATCATAGCCGAAAGGGATGGGCCTATTTCCTAAAGGAGAAGTCAGAGGCTTTTGAGCATTTCAAAATGTTCAAGAAGCTAGTGGAGACTGAGACAAGTAAGAAGATAAAATGCCTGAGAACCGATCGTGGAGGAGAGTACACATCGAACGAGTTCTATGCGTTTTGTAAGGAGGAGGGAGTCAGAAGACAGCTAACCACAGCGTACACTCCGCAGCAGAATGGAGTAGCAGAGCGCAAGAACCGCACGGTGATGAACATGGTTCGCTCCATGTTGTCAATGAGGAAGGTTCCAAAGATATTTTGGGCTGAAGCTGTTAACTGGACTTTCTACATCTTGAACCGTTGTCCTACTCACTCGGTGAAGGATGTAACTCCACAAGAAGCTTGGAGTGGTATCAAACCAAGTGTGAAGCATCTCAGAGTTTGGGGAAGCTTGGCTCATGCTCACATTCCAGACGAGAAGCGTGGAAAACTCGATGACAAGAGTCTCACTTGTGTAATGCTTGGGTTCTCTGATGAGTCAAAGGGTTATAGGCTATACAACCCGGCGACTAAGAAGATAATAGTGAGCAAGGATGTCGTGTTTGAAGAAACGGAAGGTTGGAACTGGGAGGAAGATCAAGACAATCCTGAGGTAGAACTAACCTGGAACGATGATGATCACATCTGGGAAGAGAGTGACAgtgaaggagaagatggcaGGGAGCAAGTTAATGAGCAACCTGCAGAAGCTGCAGAGGAAACAGAGCAACCAGGAAGAACCAGGGAGGGTCGAGTATCAAGACCTCCTCGTTACCTGAGTGATTATATCACTGGAAGTGAAgtagaagaagacgaagaagtcGTCAACATGGTGGAGGTAAACTCATCTGATCCAGTTTCTTTTGAAGAAGCAGAGAAGAGCCTCAAGTGGAGAGAAGCCATGAACGAAGAGATAAGAGCCATTGAGAGAAATGGAACCTGGGAACTTACGGAGCTGCCTAAAGGAGCAAAGTGCATTGGCGTCAAATGGATATACAAGACAAAGCTCAATGAAGTTGGTGAAGTGAGCAAATACAAGGCTCGGCTGGTAGCTAAGGGCTACTCTCAGGAGCATGGCATCGACTACACTGAAGTGTATGCTCCTGTAGCTCGGATGGACACCATAAGAACCATCATAGCTACTGCTGCAAGGAAGGCTTGGGACATCTATCAACTGGATGTTAAGTCGGCTTTCTTACATGGAGTTCTTGAAGAGGTTGTGTACATTCAGCAACCAAAGGGGTACGTAGTCAGAAGTGAAGAAGATAAGGTCTACAAGCTCCACAAGGCGTTGTATGGGTTAAAGCAGGCACCGAGGGCCTGGTTCAGCAGAATTGAAGAGTACTTTGCCAAGAGTGGTTTTGAGAAGTCTGAGAATGAAGAGACCTTCTTTATCAAGACGAACAAGCACGGTAACTCTCTCTATGTCAgtgtatatgtagatgatctAATATACACAGGTGGTGACATGGAAATGATTGAAGAGTTCAAACAGTCGATGAAGAAGGAGTTTGACATGACTGATCTCGGCAAGATGAGGTATTTTCTTGGTATAGAAGTGCTGCAGTCGTCACTTGGCATTCACATATCTCAGGCACAATATGCTCTTGAAGTATTGAGGCGTTTCGACATGGAGAATTGCAACTCTGTTTGCAATCCGATAGCACCTGGAAGCAAGCTGGATCTTGATGATGGAGGAGAGCTAGTAGATGAGACTTACTACAAGCAAATAGTAGGAAGTCTCATGTACATCACGATCACCAGGCCAGACCTGCAATTCTCTGTAAGTCTACTCAGCCGCTACATGTCTAAGCCTACAACACTTCACTTGCAAGCTGCTAAAAGAGTTTTGAGGTACTTGAGGGGTACGGTTGATTTTGGTATCTGGTACAAGAGAGGAGGAACAGGAGAGTTGGCAGTCTACACTGATAGTGATTTTGCAGGCGACGTTGATAGCAGAAAGAGTACATCTGGTTATGTATTTCTTATGGATGGAGCTGCAGTGGCTTGGCTTTCCAAGAAGCAACCTATAGTCACTCTCTCTACAACCGAAGCTGAGTATGTAGCTGCATCAGTCTGCGCGTGTCAAGTGATATGGTACAAGAGGGTTCTTGAAGAGTTGGGTTACAGTGGGGAGGGAAGCACTgtgattctctgcgacaacacGTCAACTATCAAGCTTTCGAAGAATCCTGTATTCCATGGAAGATGCAAGCACATTGGTGTAAGGTTTCATTTTCTGAGGGATCTAGTGAACAAGGGAGTCATCAGTTTGGAGCATTGTGGAACAGCTGAGCAAGTAGCTGACATATTCACGAAGGCATTGAAGCGGGAAAGCTTTGAGGACTTAAGGAGCAAACTTGGAGTGTGTTCTAGTGAAGATAAGCTGAAACTTGTGAACCAAGTTTAGCTTAGGGAGGGTTTGTTGGAAGTAATAACACCAAGAAGTAAGGAGCAAGGAAGAAGTTGAGTTATGGAGCGAGTCTTGCGGCACGAGTTGGTTTCAAGTAGTGATCAATAAGACCTGTTGTTTCGGTCAAAGTAGTTGTAGCAGTACTCTGTTTTAGTTGCAGTTATTTAGGAGTCTAGTTGCTTTTGTAATGGCTATATAAAGCCTTTTTTCTTATTGAATGAACAAGCAAGTTTTAAGCATCTAAACAAAGAGTAATTTGATCCTACACTCATGAACATTCATAGACACAGGTGTTGCTTAGATTGTTCTATTTTCTTGTTACCTATAGTCATGGTAATTTCACATTTATTTTGTGAGATTTGCATAGATTTTGCAtagaaaacaaacatcatttactaaaaaaagatttaacataagaagaagaaaaaatgttGCAGTAGGGTATTTCACTTGGATACCCAGTGTAGCCAcatcaaagaaaaacaaataaccAACGACCATTTGCTAGCCGGATCCAGACCAGACCCAAACCGGCTCTAACCGCACGGTCACCAACAAACAGGGGAAGCAGTCTCTCTCCAAACCATTACATACTCATTCATTTGTGTTCATATATTATCAATTCATCACATAACTTCAAGCATGCAGTGAATGTTTTCATGTTTTATCAAATATCAACTTCCCAATGTTTTTTCTTCATTGATCCAACGTTTCATGAGAATTGCCTTCTATGGCAACTGACTCAACTCTCACGATGGTCCTCCACCTCCATGCCTCTGATGGAAGCTTCCTGATCCTTCATTGAAGGAAGATGCCCAAATGGATGGTTCTCTGTCCATCTGGTTAACTTGGTAGGCTTGTTGTGGTTGCATATAAGGTTCTCTCTCCCATATGTTAAACCGGAGAAACCCGCTCCCTCCTGCCTGatctgaagaagatgaagttgaTCCTCTACTGGGCCTCCGTCCAGAGGGGAATACAGGCCCACGAGAGACTATAGGTGAGTCTGGTTGGTGTGACTGTGCAGTAGACTGTTGGTAATAGGCTTGAAGAGCTTGTGTTCTGTCTCTGGTCCGAACGTTGCTTCCCGGGAAAGGTGGAGTCCTTGGGACAGATGCCACCGAGCTCCCTGCTCTACCACTAGAACTGCAAAGACCCATTATTACAATAGATATAAGACTGTAATAATTCCACTTTAAAGTCAAGACAGAAGATATGTACCTGTGACCATGATATGATGGACGCATGAACTGCGGCAGTCTTGGTCTGATAACATCTGAACCGTTGGCTCGGGAAGTTCTCACAGCAGCTGGTGGAGGCGTGGGGTGTGTTGGACTGCCCACATGAGGGCCAGAAGGAGAGAAGTGCTGTGGCGGTGGGGGTGGAGGTGAGTGATACTCCCAGCCGTGATAGTGGGGATCCACAGGGAAACCATAAGGAGCTGGGACTTCACTGGAGACCGATGAGCCGGTGTTCCAGTGGCTAGTGAAACTTGGACTATCTGAAACGCCTGCAGCACCGCCGGAGCTTGAGGAAGAGGAATGAACCGGGCCAATGTAGGTTACGTATGGACATGGGTGACCCGCTGTTGGGGCTGCTGGTTCTGTGAAGTAACCTTGCTGGTTCAAGAGATCGTGATCTATGCAATGGAGCCAGACTAAATAAGTCAATAAACCAAGATAAAGGGTGGGAGAAAAACAAGAAATAACCAATCTGACAAAGTCTTACATGAACTCGGCGAAAAGTCTCCATCCCTAACAAAGGTAAAGAGAGATTCATCAGCACAGAAGATCCCACTTTTGATTGAAAAGTAGCACAGAACATAGagtttttgtaattacttaCTCGAAAGGAAGACGAGCTGAACTTCCAAATGGGCACCAGTGAACTCCAAAAGCCTGCAAAGATACATAAACAgaaagcatttttttttttgagtgtGAAGTAAGTAACAGAGCTTGGGATGGATAGGGTTAACAAGGATTATACCATTTCAGAGTAGCTTCCGAGATCATAAATCTCATCTTCATGAACCCAATCCTCGACATTGAACTCAGAGTGTGAGCGGCAACCGTTAGCGTAAAGCCACTGGCCTTTCTCTACTTTCCTGCAGTTTGGGCACTGCATCACCCCCTTTGCATTGAAAGCTGAGCCAATAcaatctagaaaaaaaaatacgtgaagttagattgttttttttgtgaaacaggACAAGGAACCAAACATAAGGCATTTAATAACACACATTGGGGGGAAATCTCAAACTCTGTAAGCTAGAAAGCTCTCTTGCATCAAATCAATTCATTCGGATTGTCCCTAGTCCCTAGTCTAAATCAGGACAAATTGGTCAAAGTTATAAAGATACAAACCCACAGGTACACTCCTAACCAGACATCCAAGAGGCAAAGACTCATATGAAAAAACATCATATAACAATTGGAGCAGATCATGATCATGAACGGACCAGATTCAAAGCTCAATACCCATCCATATGATTATTACAGCAAAAGAGGTCACATCTCCATAACAATAGTAAGCTACCAACCAGAATGTAACAggaacaaaaaacaaaaggtaGATCTGGATGATTAATTCAAAATCGAAATCTGAACCAATACTTTTTCAGACAAATCATAAACAAATTCAAATcgaattatattaaaataaaaaaagagcacatcaaaatcaattcaaCATACATTAGCAGCATCGGGAAAGAATAAGGAAACGTACCGAGATGGAACTGGTGGCCACATTGGAGATTAGCCCAGGCTCGATCGCCGTCTTTAACGACCGTATCGAGACAAATCGAACACGCAACCGAGCCCAAACCATCTCCTTCTTCGTCGGGGAGATGATCATTATCTCCGAAATTGAATTTGTTAACCTTGTTGCCTAAACCCATAACAACACCAATTCAAATCCAATCtcgacaaaaaaaaaccctTTTCGTCGAGCTCGAATCACCACCACCACACAATTCAATTCACGCCCTCTCTCTCCAGTTCCTTACGCTTCGATCGATTGATATATAAGAATAATTAAATCCCTTAATGAATCAatgaactctctctctctctctccgatCGTTACCACATCAGAGacccagaagaagaagaagaagaaggaatatatttttgttttagtttttttcttggTATGCTGCTGGGGCGTGATGTTTTGTGTGAGAGGAAAGATTGGGTTGCGGGTAGATGCAATGACCGATGTCCGAATACTTTTATTTATTCGACGGCTCTGATTTATTCTCATCCTTTTGCCTACTTCACATCACCGGCTCtcctttttctttcctttttccttttcctttttttcctcTATTACCAATTAAGTACATTATCAATACCCACCTGTGTAATTAAACTTTCCGTTTTTGGCTCTCATATTTTGCAACTGGTTTTGAATTTGGTTTCGtattgttaagaaaaatatattattcattaaataattttctcaAACATCAGATTTGTAATAAAATTCGAATGATTTTTCTAAAGAAGACagaaaatgtaataaataagaaaTGAACAATTTAAAAGCATATTACTGTATTTAGGTTCTATTCAGTTTTGGTGGGTGTTCATATTTACCATGTCCAACACCCATAGATTCATAAACGTGTTCAACATTCTTTTCAAATTCGTTGCTTCTGTATCAAAAATTCTTTTTGCTTTCCCCTTAACATGACATGCATGTGAATGTGATGATGTGAAACTGTAGTGTTTCCATATTAAATTCCACTTTTTCAGGAAAAGAAGATGAACACaactaaatatgaaaaatatccCAATCGGAATGTAAAACTACTTGAAAGAAACAAGACAGATGATGCAGAGAGTGATTAGGCGTAGTAGTTCAAGCTTGCTTTCTTCTTGGCCTGGACTTGGATGATACCTTCATTGAAGTCCTCATGGTTCACCTGAAAACAGGAGATAGCATCCAATGTTTTAAAAACCAGACTTAACTTCGATCATAACGCAACCAAGAGACTCTTGTATCTTATTACCTCTGTGGCATCGCGACGAAGAGCTAACATGCCAGCCTCTACACAAACTGCTTTCAGCTGAGCACCATTGAAATCGTCGGTCGATCTTGCAAGCTCCTCAAAGTTGACGTCTGGGTGTACATTCATCTTCCTCGAGTGAATCTGATTGCACTCAGTTTGGGGTTAGTTGAGGTATGTGAGCTTTTAAAAACTATCAAAGGAGAAACAAACCTGCAAGATTCTGGCTCGTGCTTCTTCTGTAGGATGTGGGAACTCAATCTTCCTGTCTAGTCGACCAGAACGCATCAGTGCTGGATCCAGAATATCTGCACGGTTAGTCGCTGCAATCACCTGGGAAATTAGGTTTGAGTGTTACCCTTTCTTTGTGAGATGATACATTAACGAGTATGACTAGAATAGAGAAAGACTCTCTCACCTTAATACGCTCATCGCTACTGAATCCATCAAGCTGATTAAGCAGCTCCAACATAGTCCTCTGCACTTCCCTGTCTCCACTTACTTCACTGCACTCTCAGCCAATTAATGTAAGATTAGTGAGTTGCTGATGAAGTGCAGAAATAGAACAACTGTAAACTGTACCTGTCAAAACGCTTTGTACCAATGGCATCGAtttcatcaatgaagatgatgcATGGAGCTTTCTCTTTCGCTAGTTGAAAGGCATCACGGACAAGTTTTGCTCCGTCTCCAATGAACATCTGCATATGACACAGAATCATTACACAGGCGTCATTATATACCTCCCCAAATGAATTGATTTGTAGCACTAAGATATAAGGTAATGAGTGACTGAATATAACAACCAAATGTATATACCTGGACCAATTGAGGGCCTGCCAATTTGAGGAAGGTGGCATTGGTCTGTGCTGCACAAGCACGAGCCATTAAAGTTTTACCAGTCCCTGGAGGACCATACAAGAGCACTCCCTTTGGTGGACGAACACCAAGCTTTTCGAAACGCTCCTTGTGCGTCATGGGGAGCACAATAGCCTCAACAAGCTCTTGGATCTGTTTCGAAAATAAACTCAAATAAGATTCAATACAGTAACACACACAAGCacaatggaaaaaaaaaactaacctgcTTCTCCAGTCCTCCGATGTCATTGTAATCTTCCGTAGGCTTCTCATCGACCTCCATGGCTTTAACCCTAGAGTCATACTCAGACGGCAAGGTATCCAGAATCAAGTAACTGTCTTTATTAACTCCCACCAAGTCCCCAGGCTTCAAGCTATCAGGGTCCACAAGACCAACAACTGGTAGAAAGATAGTCTGCAAGCAAAATGATTTGCTCAGAAATGAaatgtaaaatgaaaaaaaaaaggaatatgaAAGAACTCTCTCACCTGTCGTGTAGAGGTTTTCAACACAACACACTTTCCCTTCCGTTGAGAGTCAAGGTCAATATTGGCACCGTCTTCCTCAGCATCATCTTCCGGATTCATCTCCAATATCTAGTAATATATAACACTTAGAAATCAACTCCAAAACAGAAGATTTACAGGGCATAACGCAAGGAACTAGGATGCATACCTCGACAATGTTGCCAACCAAGTAAGGAAGCTGCTTGTTGAGTTTAATCTTCTCCTGATTCTCCTTTAtcttctccttgtaagaatcgCACTCAAGATTCGTTCTTTGTGCGTCTTCCTGTATCCCACACCATTAAAGAAGAACACCACAAGATCAGCAACTTCAACAGTATCATACTAATAAGTAAAAGCTTCCAATGTAATGAATCACCGATGTGTTAAAAATCGAAAGTTTCAGATAAAGTAATACAATTGACTCAAATTGAAGGTCTAGTGCATATCTAGCTGCCAGAGATTACATTTAGctcaaaccctaaattatatatataccagCACGACCTTATTCGAATTATAAGCAATTGCTAAACCCAATACTATGTCGAAAGGATCAATCATGTAGTTAAGAAGAAGTAAAGAGGGATCGAGAAAGTTATGGGGTCGGAACCTTGAGGATTCGAATCTCGTTTTCGAGGAGGCGAGCAGCTCTGATGATATCTTCGGTGGACATGGAAGCGAGCTGATCCTCTTCGAAGCTTGATGTGTCTTCAACCATGGGGGTTGCCATTTCAATAGCCAGCCAAATCGGAGAGAAACAGAGATCGCCGGGAACAAGGAGGAGAGTTAGGGGGAGAAGAGCGACTATGAGCAAAAGGGAGAAGAGGAAGGATGAGGaaataaataaccaaataaaaGTTTAATTGCAATCAAAGACTCCTGAATGAGCTAGAGTCTCTACTTCCCTTAGGCTACGCATCTTTCACAGGTACTGTTTCACCCATTCATAACCTCTCTAATGTATACGTTTACATCTTTCACAAAGGTAGTATGGAACCCATCACATTGCAATTAAAGACACTAAACTCAAATATTTTCCAGCTCCAAAAGCACATAAACAACAATAGAAACCtccaaaataattataagaaaCTCTAAAACAATGTCACAAGTCTAATCTGGAGGCAAATTCACCTGTTTTCCTTTCAGAGAAGGATGATTTTGTTAAGCCAACTGAACCTAACATCTAATCCGATGTCGTCCAGCGGTTAGGATATCTGGCTTTCACCCAggagacccgggttcgattcccggcATCGGAGCTTTTTGCAAAAGAGTCCAACAAATTTTTGCACAGAACGTTTGATGCATTCAAGGGATGCGTGGtttgtatctttttttatttgcgGTTTGTACAAAACTAGTTTGCGGTGCATTTGCTTTTCAAACCCATTTCTTGAACTCCACTAACAATATCAATGATTCAACACTTGCATGCAGTTTTGTACATAACCCACAAACGAAGAAACAGATATACAGACACAACAGAAACATAATCGATGATACTATTCCCCTTCACAGAAACTTGTTAACAAAACGGAAAAAAATGAGGTTGAGGTCTGATAATTAGTCACTTGCCACCAAGTCCAAGTTCTTTCTCTACCTCTCTGGTTAGGCTGAACTGTAAAGTGTTCTGCCATGGGAACAGAGTTCTTGTCACTGGAAGTTTCCTCCTCAGATCCTGCAAATAATCCCAAAAACCAGATGGATGAGTAAAAGTACAGACCTCCAGGCTCTAAGTTACAGCCATCAAAAACTTTACCTTGAAAGTGTTATCCGGTAATTTAGAATAGGCTACCTAATGATTGTATCGGAAGCATGATTAACAAcacaataacagaaacaaaaggaaaaagaacGAGGAAAAGATAATTGTAAGTAAGCTATTTGGAGACCTCTATAGCTGCAAGGTACTCTGTCTCATGGTGCCTGATGGTATTGGCTATGGCTATCGCGCAGTCATCCGCAGACtgaaaaaaatgtaaagaatAATTCAACCACAAGTTTAGTATCAGGCCTTACAGTACACATGGTGTAAAGTACATGCTAGCCTTGGCTTCTAGTGAGATCACAGTCGAGTATGTGGAGGTGGTACCTGAAATATTGTTGAATCCTGGAACTCTTTCTTTGCATCTAACTCCACATTTCCCTCTTCGAAATAATGGGCTCCTACCTGAAGAGAACGAGATGACAAACTTAACATAAGCTCACTGATCTTCAACTGTCTATGAATAAGTCACATCCAATTTACAGAGAGCATAACCGTTACCTGCACTTTCCCTTTTATATCAAGCACCTGAGATTCATCCTGGAAATCAATGTGCCATACAGATCTCCAACTACCATTACTGCATAACCAAAACTATTTCAGCAGAGACCATAGCTGCTGCTAAGAGAATTTGACAATAAGCAGAAGAGGGATCAGTAGGTAACACACCAGAAGTTCTGAGGACTGAGTTTTCTAGCAGTAATTATAACGACAAGCTCAAAGTCCGACCCTGGACCATCGGCATCTTTCCCTTTCACACAGTTAACGGTAGACACACCTTTCGGGTAAGATTCACTTACGTATCTCTGGATTTCAGCATCAAGAGCAGATCTGTGATGAACAAAACAGCCATTTCAACATTATAGTATCCTTTTTTTGTGTGTGCACATATTATCCTATATTCTACTGTTTCGAAGTGCTACTAATGTTTGCTCTGCTGCCATAAGAACTTAAGCTACGACTAGATGAACATCCAGAAGTGACGTTGATGTAAAACCATACCTGAATTCCTCAATATAGGAAGATGGAAGTTCTTCATCATAAGCAGGTCGTACTTTTGTGCAAATCTGATCATAGAAAAGTGACACAAAGTTAGACTTAGATTCACGAAACGCAGAACACTATAACAAAGTATAAATACAATCAGTAGTGAACCTGTTTAACGTGATCAACTATGGCAACCTGAGCAGTTCTTGGATCAATGTACTCATTCTCAG is part of the Raphanus sativus cultivar WK10039 chromosome 5, ASM80110v3, whole genome shotgun sequence genome and harbors:
- the LOC108861239 gene encoding E3 ubiquitin-protein ligase IPI1 isoform X2 — translated: MGLGNKVNKFNFGDNDHLPDEEGDGLGSVACSICLDTVVKDGDRAWANLQCGHQFHLDCIGSAFNAKGVMQCPNCRKVEKGQWLYANGCRSHSEFNVEDWVHEDEIYDLGSYSEMAFGVHWCPFGSSARLPFEDGDFSPSSYHDLLNQQGYFTEPAAPTAGHPCPYVTYIGPVHSSSSSSGGAAGVSDSPSFTSHWNTGSSVSSEVPAPYGFPVDPHYHGWEYHSPPPPPPQHFSPSGPHVGSPTHPTPPPAAVRTSRANGSDVIRPRLPQFMRPSYHGHSGRAGSSVASVPRTPPFPGSNVRTRDRTQALQAYYQQSTAQSHQPDSPIVSRGPVFPSGRRPSRGSTSSSSDQAGGSGFLRFNIWEREPYMQPQQAYQVNQMDREPSIWASSFNEGSGSFHQRHGGGGPS
- the LOC108861239 gene encoding E3 ubiquitin-protein ligase IPI1 isoform X1, which translates into the protein MGLGNKVNKFNFGDNDHLPDEEGDGLGSVACSICLDTVVKDGDRAWANLQCGHQFHLDCIGSAFNAKGVMQCPNCRKVEKGQWLYANGCRSHSEFNVEDWVHEDEIYDLGSYSEMAFGVHWCPFGSSARLPFEDGDFSPSSYHDLLNQQGYFTEPAAPTAGHPCPYVTYIGPVHSSSSSSGGAAGVSDSPSFTSHWNTGSSVSSEVPAPYGFPVDPHYHGWEYHSPPPPPPQHFSPSGPHVGSPTHPTPPPAAVRTSRANGSDVIRPRLPQFMRPSYHGHSSSGRAGSSVASVPRTPPFPGSNVRTRDRTQALQAYYQQSTAQSHQPDSPIVSRGPVFPSGRRPSRGSTSSSSDQAGGSGFLRFNIWEREPYMQPQQAYQVNQMDREPSIWASSFNEGSGSFHQRHGGGGPS
- the LOC108861240 gene encoding 26S proteasome regulatory subunit 6A homolog, with protein sequence MATPMVEDTSSFEEDQLASMSTEDIIRAARLLENEIRILKEDAQRTNLECDSYKEKIKENQEKIKLNKQLPYLVGNIVEILEMNPEDDAEEDGANIDLDSQRKGKCVVLKTSTRQTIFLPVVGLVDPDSLKPGDLVGVNKDSYLILDTLPSEYDSRVKAMEVDEKPTEDYNDIGGLEKQIQELVEAIVLPMTHKERFEKLGVRPPKGVLLYGPPGTGKTLMARACAAQTNATFLKLAGPQLVQMFIGDGAKLVRDAFQLAKEKAPCIIFIDEIDAIGTKRFDSEVSGDREVQRTMLELLNQLDGFSSDERIKVIAATNRADILDPALMRSGRLDRKIEFPHPTEEARARILQIHSRKMNVHPDVNFEELARSTDDFNGAQLKAVCVEAGMLALRRDATEVNHEDFNEGIIQVQAKKKASLNYYA
- the LOC108861241 gene encoding F-actin-capping protein subunit alpha gives rise to the protein MADEEDELQETELSYDQKKEIAKWFLLNAPAGEINYVAKDLKEVLSDEEVYNEAAMEAFPVYNKSHMICLEMPSRAGDVIVSSYSEVTENEYIDPRTAQVAIVDHVKQICTKVRPAYDEELPSSYIEEFRSALDAEIQRYVSESYPKGVSTVNCVKGKDADGPGSDFELVVIITARKLSPQNFCNGSWRSVWHIDFQDESQVLDIKGKVQVGAHYFEEGNVELDAKKEFQDSTIFQSADDCAIAIANTIRHHETEYLAAIEVAYSKLPDNTFKDLRRKLPVTRTLFPWQNTLQFSLTREVEKELGLGGK